The Falco biarmicus isolate bFalBia1 chromosome 1, bFalBia1.pri, whole genome shotgun sequence DNA segment GAGGCATCCTGTGCTGCTCAGGACCCCCATCCCAGCAAGACCCCTACCCTAAGAAGTACAGAGCAGTGAAAACCTGCAGCCCGATGAGCTATGCCATGAAGGACTATGTGTGAGCCACTGTGCCTGGGTGCCCGCCTGAGGGAGAGCACCACTGCCCCTCTCCTGCTTCACATGCCACCCCCGCTGCCCACACGCTGCCTCATCCTACCTGTCCCCACACTGGCTGCACCCCTAGTACGGTCCTCCCATGTGTGTCCTTCCCTGGTGCACAGGGGCTGTGCTCGCAATGGGCTATAAACACCTCGGTGCCACCAAGGCTGCCTGGGCTCATTTCGAAGTGTTGTGGTGTGAGGGAAGTATGGTGACACGTCCTATGGGTGTtgtgccctgccagcctgcttccagctctggggctgctgccctggtgcctggCATGTCCCCAGGTCCCCATGAGGATGTGGCAGTACCCAGCCAGGGCACTCTCTGCATGCCCTCCAGCAGGGAAatggaggcagggagagggtgCTGAGAGCCAAGAGGGGCATCGGGGGACACAAGGCTCCCAAAGCTCAGTCCTTTGAGCCCTGAGGGATTGGGAGGGGACCCTAGAGAAAGGCCAaatccctctccccagcagccctcctcTGCCCACCCCAGAGGGTCTGCAGCCCATTGCTCTGGGAACAGCgcacagcaggcaggcagtggaGGCAGGGTGTTTATTTGACAGCCatgtgcagggatggggacagccaTGACCCTCAGATGCCCAGGGGACAGCGCTGGGGACAAGCAGGGAGAGACGGGAGCAGGACAGCTCCCCACAATGGATCCAGGGACCCCAagacctgggggggggggggggcaatgCAGAGGGGTGACAAGGGCCATGGGGAGAGCAAGTGTGGGAAATGTGGGATGCCCTGGGTGGAGGACTGGGACACACAGagccactgcctcccactggGGAAGAGCTCCCGAGGGGAAAGAAGCAACCTGTTCCCCAGGGCCACAGGAACGGGATGAGCAGGAACAGGtctgggggaagagaaaaggaagaaaggaaattattccAGCAAGAGATTTGGGTAAAAAACTTCCCAAGGGAgcagtggaggaggaagagtgaGGGCAGCATGGCAAGGGGCTTGGGAAACAGGCTGGGCAGGTGATGCTGGGTGGCTCCTGTGTGGGGAGCAGCCACCGGCTCCTGAAGTTCCTTCCAGCCTCATTTCCCACCCAGACCATTAACTACTGAGCCATAGGAAAATGAGAGACTTAAGCAGCTGTTGCAGGATGAAAGGCCAATGTGGTACTTGGAAAGCTTCTCCGTCTGGGTGTCACCTtggcacagctgctcctggtTTGGATGTGGGATTTCCTGCACCTCAGGGTACACTGGGTTAAGTCCTGGGGAGGATGAGGATGGGCGATCACAGGACATGGCAATGGGGCCCCACCTCCAACAGTCCTCAGGTAAAGACCACAGGGGTCTGGGGTGGGGAAGATGAAGAAGGATCCACGTTTTGACCATGAGGGCTGAGAGGTGGGCATGGCAGCGAGACATCCCAGACAGGATATAGCTCTGAGCAGCCAGCTGGGTCCGTGAGATGTCACGGTGAGGGCCGAGGTGTTGGGGACGGTACCTGAATGTCAGAGCTAGTGGTGGTGCCCAGGAGACCCTAGTGAAAACATCAGACCCTCCCTATGCTGAAGAGCAGGCAAGGTCCCCAGGGCCCAGAACTCGACGGGGGAAGGAGCATGGGGAAGGGCATGGGGATGCTCCCTGAAAACACTGTcactccccagcagctgccctgctctgggagGGGGTCCCTGGCTGGGTTTGACAAGGGGCAAAGTGCTCACTTCCACCCCCGCCAGAGCCGTGTCGCATTTATCCCTCCTCAAGGGGGGGGACAGGGCATTTTCGATAGATGTAGACCACTCCGGAGATGTAGCCGGTGCCCTGGGTGCTCTCCTCCTCGGAGGTGGCCCTCTCCCAGCGCTCCACCTCCTGGGCCAGCACCTTCTGCCAGGCTCCCTGCCTCTCCAGCTTCTCCAgcactgcctccagctctgccttgtACCGCAGGTTCGAGGGGTTGCTCCTTGTAGTCAGGCAGAGGAAACCTCCTGCCAGGAGAGGGGACGGGTGACATTGGGTGTCCCCCACTGGAAAGGTGGGCATGAGGGGAGGCAGTGAGACCCTGCCAGGAGTCAGTGGGCAGGCCAGGGGGCAGGGGCCGGGCAGGCCAGGAGGCCAGTGGGCAGGGGACTGGCAGGATGTCACACCTGAGCACAGGCTGTCATGCATCAGGAGTGCCACCATCACCTCCTGTGACACCTGCTGTGTCCCTCTGCCTGAACCCTGCCAGCAGGCAGGCCCAGGGACGGGGGTGCCATTGCatgtccctgcctgtgcctggcagcagggacaaggccatgtcctggctgtgccacagGGCCAGCGCCCAGCTGAAGACCCACATCCACTGGGACCTGATGACCCTGTCCTGCCACCCCGGGGGGTGCTGGCGGGAGGGGACAGCGGGGACACCGGCTCACCCGGCTTGGTGACACGCAGCAGCTCCGGCAAAGCTGCACTTGGCACCTGCCCCTCGCCCAGGGCCCCCACCACCATCACGGCATCGTAGTGCTCTGCGGGGACACGTATGGCATCACCGGGGGGGGAGCCTCCGGGGGGCaggcgcccccccccccgccggtaCCGGCCTATTACCTGGGGGCACGGGCAGGGGCTCCTGGCCCAGGACACACCCGCTGCAGCTGCCGGTAGAGGCCGGTGCTCCGcgcctgctccagcatccccGCGCTGCCGTCCACGCCGTGCAGGCAGCGGAAGCCGCGGCGGTGGAGCTGCGTGGACAGCCGGAGTGATGGCACCGTTAGCTCCATtccccgccccgtcccgccccgccgcctcgTACCTCCCGCGCTACCAGCCCAGTGCCACAGGCCACGTCGAGCAGCCGCgccccggcgggcggcgcggggaaGGCGAATGAGAGCGAAGCGGCGGCCAGGTGCGGAGCCCGGTACTCCAGCGCCGCCACATCCTGCGGAGACACGGCGATTAGCGGCGCCGGGCAGCGCCCGCGGtgcccccggcgcccccggccTCGGTACCTGCTCGTAGCGGGCGGCCCAGCCATCGTACTGCCGCAGGCGCTCGGGCAGCGCCGCACCGCCGTGCACCGCCGCCACCCGCTCCCGCACCGCCGCCGGCAGCCACATCCCCGCACCCCCGCCGCTGCCAcggccgcagccccgcccccgcgccccaTTGGCCCCGCGCTCCCACCCCGGCCCCCCACGCCCCATTGGCTCCACGCCCTGACCACGCCCCCACGCTCTATTGGCTCCGCACACTGGCCACTGCTACGCCCCCTGCTCTCTATTGGCTTCGTACAGCTGCCCCGGCCACGCCTCCCCGTCTTCCATTGGCCGCCGGACCCGCTCCGCGGCGCCTCAGTCCCGCTCCCTCAGGGGGGTGGTGCGCCGGGGGCGGCCAAGTGcgccgggggggtggggcaggaggggacacTGACACACACAGAGCGGGGGTGGTGACCAAGCTCTTCAGGGCGCCGCAGAGTGTCCCGAGGGGCTGGCACCGAGTGCCCCGGAGGGTGACCCCGTGTGCGGTGACACGAGGTGCCCCAGAGCCACCGCTCCCCCCGCTGCAGCgtcccctgccccgcccccggcGCTGCTGGCGATGGCTGTGTCCGGCGGGCCCGGCGCTCTCAGCCTGCAGCCGCGCCTCCCGGAGTGCGGGGTGGTGCCGTGCGCTCCGCCAGCGCCCCCGCCACGGCAGCGCCGCCAGCGGGGGGGGGCACGGGCACTGGTCACCGGGCCCTCCATGCCCTGGCGTGCCCGAGGACGGGAGCGGAGCCCGGGGCCGAGGAGGCACGTCTCGCTGCGTCGCGCTGGGGTTTCGCCCCTGGGGAGCGGGACACGGGAGCATCGCTAGGCGCGGGGGGGGGTGAGGTGCCTCCTCCGGGTCACCCAGCTCTGGGGTGCCGGGCCCGGCTGCTCGGCGCCTGTAACATGCCGTGCCGAGCTGATTAACGGGAGGTGCTCGTTAGCGCTGAGGCAGGGAGGCCCGGCCCGGGCTGGCGCGCCCGGCGTGTCCCCGCGGCGCCGGGGGCGGCGGTGcccgctgctgcagcagccccggTGTCCGCCGTGCGGGGCGTGGGGCAGGCTCTGCCTCGCGGGGTGCTGTGACCCGTCCCTTGGCTTCTGACATTTCCCCAGAGCGAAGCAGGCAAATCCACCCGCTGATGAACGACGGCAAGGACATGAGGGTGTCCCGCAGGGGCCAGTGGCCACCCCGAGGCCACGCTGGTGGCTCTCGTCCCCTCCTGCTACGGCCGGCAGCTGGCTGGTGCTCCCTCCTGTCCCCGCCTGTACCCCCGGCGATGGCCGCTTCACCGCCACCGGGCTGCTGCGGGCCGGGGAGGCGCCCCGTAGGGACCTGCCCACGGTCACGCGTGGAGGCTGGCGCTGCCCCTGGGGCCGGGCAGTGCTGGCCGGGGGCCTCGAGAGGGAGCCCTCCGCCCGCGCTCGGCCCCGGCCGGCATGGCACTGCCCCGACCCCCGAGGCACCGGCTCCCGCGCTGCCTGCCGGCCGGCAGCGGCCGGGTCACCCCCCAGTGACGCCTTCGGAGCGGGGCGTGGCAGAGGGGATgcgtggggctggggcgggcagcGAGGGGTCGGACCCACGCAAATGGGGATCGTCCCCACTCACGGCCAGAACACACGGGTGGCTCCTGgatgggggctgtggggggctgccACCCCTGCGACAGCTCCAGCCACCCTGGGTGGATGCTTTGTCCCCTCCACAGCCGCCGGCATGGGTCCGATCCAGCCCGCTGAGTTCTGCAtctcccttcccagcactgcGGTGACCACTGGGCAGCTTTGTGGCCAGGCCTTAATAACGGGTGTCACACTCCCAGCACGGTTCCCACTGCTCATTGAAGCCTGATCTTCATTTACAAGAGAAACCAGAGGCAGGGTGCACTGCCAGCGTCCCCCTGCCCCGGGTGCActgcctgctgggctgcaaTGGGGTCGTGCCTTCCCCAAGCCTCCACCTGCACTGATCCAGCCCCACATTAGCTGGTGCTTTTCCAAACATCACCTTCCCTGGGCCGGCTCTCTCCGCAGCgcagcacacagctgtgcaAACAGCTTCGCTCCACACCCAACGGCTCAGCAACTTTGGGCTGGCTTGGACCCAGCATCAGCCAGCTGGGGTCTGGACCACGTTGGAGGCCCCAGGCTGTCCCCTGAGGATGCACGGCAGGACAGAAGGGACCCCCACAAGGGGTGGCAGCAGGTTGCAGCAGATTGGAGCTTCCCCATTGCAAGTGCTGGTGCTGAGGCTGGACTTTGTCTCGGCACGTGGCCTGGCACTGGAGGGCTCCCACCTGGGCATGTGCTGTCATGGTGCAGTTCCTTGGGGTGCTGTCCTTGTGCCCTGTCTGGGGACTGGGGATCTGGCTATGCCCTGGCTATGCTGGCTGCATGAGGCACATCGTGCTGTCCTGCTGGGaccctggagctgcagctgggccCGCTCAGTGCAACCGTGCCAGTGGGGTGTTTCCATCACCCCTCAACATGGAGGCTGGGGAGATGCGCATCCCTGAAGCAGGAGCTTGGCTGGCCACCCCGAGCCCACAGACCTCTGCCATGACCTCGCCTGCCCTCCCTCACCAAGAAGATGGTTCCCGGTGGAAGGGCAGCTTAGGTGAGTCTTTCACCCTTGAAGCTTTCCCACTGGGACAGGCGGTGGGAAAGACCATGTCTGAGCTGGGTTTGGATCCTCTGTGGGGCCAGGCATCTCCAGCTTGGGCTCCACCAGCTCTAGCAATGTCATCTGCCTCCAAACCTGCCTGTAGGTCCCACATCTGAGCCAGTCCTGGACACCTGGGTAAAGTGTGCAGTGGCAGTCACTACACTGGGCAGGTGGGCTTGCATTTCCTAGGGCTTGTGCAGGGCATCCCTGGCATGCCCTTGGCCCTCAGTGTTGGACTAATGCTGTCCCCTGGACAAACCGATGCTGGTGGGCAATCTCTCTTTATCAGAGTGGAGCCACAGGATGCTGGGTCCCGTGACCTTGTGTGCCCCAGAGACTTGCTGGGTTGCCCATGGAGCCACTCATGAGCCCAGTGGCATCAATTAGTGATGGACAGCTCGTTCCCAGCAAGGGAATGGAGAGAGGCATGTGCATAAGGCTTGTGCTTCTGTGGGCACCCTGACATATCCAGGTGGTTTGAGATGATATTCATCACACTTGTGCCCCTGTGTCCTGGGCCATCACCAGCTGTGATGGCTGTGCTCGTGGGGTGTGGGATGGGATGTGGGCTGGAGGCTGGGGTGAGTACCCCTGTTAGCACCCTGTGTGCACCCACACAGCTTCTCGTCCGAGTGGCTCCCACTGGCATTGGCTGCTGGGAGCTCACAGGAGCTGCAGACTGAGCCAAGTCACTCCGTTGCCAGGGCTGTCTTGGCACCCATGTCCATTCCCTGGGTTTATGGAGCAATCAAACCCCTTCAGCCTGTACTTTGCCAGCCCTCCCAGATgcctcccctctgcttcccccaccccagcaccacagcctggTGCATCGTCTTGCCCCAGAGGTGCTCTCCCCCACACCACCCCTTGGGACAAGGGCCCTGCAGGTTCTGAGTACCACGATGGCCAAAAGACCCCCTCAGAGCAGCACACTGCTGCCTGCATCAGCAGCTGAGAGTCCAGCTTCTCCATGTAGCCTTCAGACTTGACAAACGGGCAAGAATGAtgtgctgcaggggctggggcatgCTGCATGGGCTGTGTGGGTGGCTCCGTGCTGCGCAGGGGTTTGCATGTGCTTCTCTGGGTCCCTATTGTTTACACTCATGGGTGCTCAGAGCCTGGTACTTGGGTTTTTCCCAGCTCCTCAGTCCAGCTGGGGAGTGGATGTGTTCCCTGGGGTTGGACAGGGGGATCAGAAGCTTAATGGGGACTCGGCAGCTTTTGACTCAAGGGACTTTGGTGACAGTCATAGTGACTGTCACTGAAAGCTGTCAGGGACGTGGACTGCATCTCTGTACACCTCTCCCTACCGCAGGTCCTCCTTGGTGGTATGGGGAGAATGCCAAGGCCAGAGAATGTCCTCAGGGCACCCAAGGCATGCACAGctgtgggaagggacctcttaTGGTCCTCTGAGCTCTCTGCTGCACATCCTGAGCCTGGGGAAGCACAGACAGCCATCCTGTGGGGCATTTGAGCCCTACAAGGTGGAGCACTTGCCCTGCTGAAGTGGGATGTTCTGcagggtgcagagctgggctatgaatggagcagagcaggaaaacCCTGTGGGGTGCCAGCCAGGTGGGAcctggagagctgctgtggggaggcagaggcaggagaatGCATGTCCCCCGTGACCAAGAAGGTGGCAGAAAGCAGGATGGATGGGGTGGCTGGTGCAGTTTTGCAcatcagtgctgctgtgggctgggctggctccaCACTTGCATGCatgagtgttttctttttcaacacCCAAACGTAGCCTGAGTCCATCAGCCCCTGAACTGTCCAGTCCTTCCCTAAAGCCCAGCCCTCTGCTGTCCAGGGACAAGTGGATTTTTCCCCCTAACACACATCACTCAGCACCATGAGCCCCCCAGGACTGCTGGGCTTCTGCCTGACTTCTCAGTCTGTAAATCCAAGCATTGCTGTGATTGATGATGGCCAGGGCTGCTGTCACTAAACCTTCTGCACTGGCCCCTAACACCCGCATGGCTCACGACCAGGTAgcaagaaaaggctgagatatAAATCAGTGCGGCATGGCgcagagctggctggagatCAGACCCgtggagcaggcaggcagactgGGGGAGCAGCTCACATAGCTGATTCATGACTTCTTGCATGGTTGGGAAGGTTGTCCTCCTGCCAGCAAGCCATGCTGCCTGTGCCACATGCAGCCCCTGTGGACATGACATGTTCCCTGGCTGTGGCCTGCCACCCTGCAGGGCTCTGACCACAGGGTCAGGTCACAGAATGATGTCTCCACCACGCTGGGAACATCCCCAGGCTCCCACATCAGCCCCAGCCTTTGCACATGAACCACCTGCTTCCCATCCTACCCCCAATGAGTGTCGCTCCCAACCCTCCCGCACCTTCAGTGCATGGTGTTCCAttcccctgcacccccagggTATGGTGCTCCCTTCTCTGCACCCCCAGTGCATGGTGCTCTCGCTCCTGCACCCCACTGCATGGACTCCAACCCCTTCTGTACCCCAAATCTATGGTGCTCCCACCGCCCTGCATCCCCAGGGCACAGCAACCCCATGTCAGTACATCATGGGGGCACAGTGGTCCCACGCTGACGACATTCCCATTTCTCACTGTCCCCATCCCaaagggcagcagctctgctcgccatgtgtgtgcctgcagcccTCACCTGAGCCCCCCTCCCGCCCGGCTCAGCCTCACCCtcactgctgagcagccccaACGGCCCCTGCCCACACCCCAGCCCCCTGTCCATAGCCCATGGACCTCATGCCACGTCTGTCCCAGCTGCATTTTCCCCAGTCCCCCTTGCTCCGTCTTGCTGTCCCCACTGTCATCTGCTCTCCTCCCCTGACCAGGGACTTCCACTTCCCACCCTGGCCAGGTCCAACACACCTTGGCAGCCCGCTCCGTCGCTCAGCTCcaaccccccccctccccccccccccccccccccccccccgtacagccctgcctgccctggcacacTCCATCATCACTCCCCATACACATTCCCCCTCCCTCGAAGCCCTTCCCGCAGCCAGGCACCCCACGCCGCCACCcccgctgccccctgcccacggGGGACACTCGCAGACCGCAGCCCCGTGACTCGGTGTCCCCCGTGGGACAGCACTCCGGTGACTTGACGTCCCCGCCCAGGCACACTccggcagctccctgctcctgcccgaGACACAGTCCCTGCCGCTCGGTGTAAATCCTGAAGCGTGTCCGTGGGACTCCCGGTAGGGCTGCAGACCACAGCCCCGCGGGTGGTGCGAACCCCTCCgacccctcccctcccccagcaccacccgCGAGACTCAGCCCAGCCCCGAGGTGTCATCCCGGAGGCTCCTGCTTTGCCTGTGTATCTCGGGAGGTGACTGCCATCTCCTGGGAAACATCGGGGACACTCTGGATGAGGTCCAGGGGGTGGAAGCTGAAGTCATTAAAAGTCCAGCTCAGTAATAAGGTGCAAACTTTCACTGGAACAGGAATTAATGAGTGGATTAGTGGCTGTAAATAAACAAAGGATTTCTTGTCACTTGTAAGAGATGACTCAGTGCTTTCGGTGAGGCTGGCTGTGGCCCAAGCAGACAGCCTGGTGAGCCCTGGGTAGCCTGAGGCTTATCTGTTGAGGTCCACCTTGATAATCCTAAAGCAATTCTGGACATTTGGTGAGGTCAAGGCATCTCAGCTCTGTTTACACTGGGACTCAGGTGGCATCTGAGTATTTGAAtcttaaaaagcagtttgtaaTTTCCTCTACCAGCACTCAACTCTACTGATATTCAGGAATAAGGATGGAGTGTTGCAGCTAATTGCCCTTATTTATTTTACCCTCAGGGTCTTGTATTATGCCCTGGAGCCCAGGTCTTCCTTCCACAGGGGCATCTGTGAATCCCAGCTCTCCTGTGAGTCCAGCAGCTTGCCTTTGCTAGGAGGGATGGAGGATCCCTTGGTTGTTTCactccctgcccatcctgcccaaATGAGGACTTTGGGGTTCCCTTGGGAAGTGGAGCCGAATAGGTCAAACcgttatttttttcttgaactgaGCTGAACCTGAGCTGAGCTTTGCCAGTTCTGACCGGAGTCAAATCACCAGACCTGGACCATGTAGCACATCCATGGAAAGCATGTacagaggagaaagcagcagctttgtctCTCAAGTTGACCAGCAGAGAGCAATGGGCTGAGAAGATGATAACAGTTTGGGTGATGGTGACCATGAACTGGAGTTCATCTGTTCTCCTCTGGTTGAAATGATGTCAACCAAGCACTCCAGGCTGCTGAGGCTTGCCCTCCTGGAGGATTTCAGCTCTGGAGGCTTTTGCTGGAGGATTGCATCTTTGGATTTCCTGGCTTGAGCTGCTTGTCTGAATGCTCTCCAACCCATGTTGATCCAAATGACCTGGTTAGGCAGTCTAGTGGTGGGTCTATCCTAACTCACAGATGCAGCTGGAAGAGGATGTGCAATTAATATcttggaaaaggaaggagggagaataGCAAAATGAAGACTACGGACTGAGAACTGCTACGTAATAACTCCTGGGAAGCATGTGTGAGGGAGGATACcgcagggcagctgcctggtCCTTCAGAAACAGCTTTAAGGGAGTAAGTTCAGAGAGAGGCTAGGAATCTGGCAAAATGGAAATCTCTGCAATTATCTCAAGAACGAGGAGGAGGGGCCCGGgcagcagaaacaacattaaaTCGTTAGAGACAGGGTAACATGAGTGCACGGGCAGATGCAGCACAACCTGCTGGAGATGGCACATATATTTCCAAAAGTCTACAGGGAAGATGAAGGTGGTCCTTGGTGGTCCCAGTGGTCCTGGGAGGTGTGACCACAGCTGGATCTGGTATGGCTGATTGgttactttccttttctgctttggtGTTGGGTGGGGAGTGCAACCGATGTCCTCCCCGCAGGGCTGAGAGCTCAGGCTAGGGTAGGCTGGAGGTCGAGGTAAAGGGCATTTGGATAAAGTCCATGTTTTCAAAAGCCTGATGGTGGGCTTTTGTCTTATGACACTTTGAACACTGGCTGAAGAAATCTCATCTGTGGATTATCTTTGAGAACAAGTAAACTAGGAGCTCACGTGGGTTCAAAGAGTGGGTTCAGATCAAGTTCATGGTTGAAAAATCCACCAGGGATTATCACACAAAAAGGCTCAGCTCTGGCTCAGAAGGTCCATGAACTGCAAACTGCTGTAAGCTGGGCAAGTATTTGAGGATGTGTCACCCTGTGTGGGTCCTGTGTTCCTGCTGTTCACCTCTGCTAGTGGTGATGTGTGGGATGCATGGTGCCTTACTGCACCCACCGTTTGGCTCAGGGGAAGGCAACAAACCTTCTTCTGCAGTGAGTGAAAGGCAGGTGGAAAAGGCACATCTCCAGTCTTTGACTGCAGGAACGTGTTTGATGATGTTTCACACTGgtcagcagggagcagaaatcACCTGGAACTACTATAACCTGTGTGCAGGCATGGTTCCCAAAGAGCAATCCTCACCACTCTTGAATGGAGACCATGCATTTGCAGACTCCACAGCCCTTTGAGAAGCCTTTGACGGCCAGCTCAGAGTTCAAAATAATCCTTTTATTGTTGAAGACATGTTGAAGAAATGATCTgatataaaaaaccccacccacaaCCCACCTCATTAAAGGAGATGCTATAAAAGGAAACTCTCAGGCAAGAAGATGCAGTCAGGCTGACAGTGCTGGGaaggagtggggctgggggagcactgTGGGGGCTGGAGACCAGGGTCAGGAGGGACCTGGTTTGATTGACCCCAGCACGGGAAGGACAATTGCT contains these protein-coding regions:
- the METTL27 gene encoding LOW QUALITY PROTEIN: methyltransferase-like protein 27 (The sequence of the model RefSeq protein was modified relative to this genomic sequence to represent the inferred CDS: deleted 1 base in 1 codon), which codes for MWLPAAVRERVAAVHGGAALPERLRQYDGWAARYEQDVAALEYRAPHLAAASLSFAFPAPPAGARLLDVACGTGLVARELHRRGFRCLHGVDGSAGMLEQARSTGLYRQLQRCVLGQEPLPVPPEHYDAVMVVGALGEGQVPSAALPELLRVTKPGGFLCLTTRSNPSNLRYKAELEAVLEKLERQGAWQKVLAQEVERWERATSEEESTQGTGYISGVVYIYRKCPVPPLEEG